The following proteins are encoded in a genomic region of Hippoglossus hippoglossus isolate fHipHip1 chromosome 3, fHipHip1.pri, whole genome shotgun sequence:
- the mindy2 gene encoding ubiquitin carboxyl-terminal hydrolase MINDY-2 isoform X1 encodes MEKNANLHRDADGSSVCATIAPEMGDVSVGGGVKGAAEKCRNSAAPLGTLVDASCSDSTADVAAPGAAPVTSIVGKPDASVPVQVPPAQEAAKPEGSGSGSGDRVSNGMGHDSVLLAAGDREGGASKLVNNTSDGASSPPAKESAGSACAGSEATKLAKPTHLCPDNATTADGKSGDRTLSEGLPSGSDRDPSLGGESRSIDSLESFSNLNSCPSSDLNSEGLEDRGLALALQGEYGAEGSKTACSKDRAAGQSIYHIKWIKWREENTPIITQNENGPCPLLAIMNVLLLAWKVKMPPMMEIITAEQLMEYLGDYILETKPKEITEAQRLNYEQNMSDAMAVLHKLQTGLDVNVKFTGVRVFEYTPECIVFDLLDIPLYHGWLVDPQMHDIVKAVGNCSYNQLVEKIISCKQSDNSERAGEGIVAEQFLSNTATQLTYHGLCELTSTVQEGELCVFFRNNHFSTMIKYKGQLYHLVTDQGFLTEEKVVWESLHNVDGDGNFCDSEFRLRPPSDPETVYRGQQDQIDQDYLMALSLQQEQQSQDLQWEQLPEGISDLELAKKLQEEEDRRASQYYQEQEQEQAAAAAAAEAQGQQEAAEGDEADRGGAGAGGAAAGAGTAAAAAGATPSPGKQSSSGERKTKKEAKDKDKCVIL; translated from the exons ATGGAGAAAAATGCAAACCTGCACCGAGACGCCGACGGGAGCTCCGTGTGCGCCACGATCGCGCCGGAGATGGGCGACGTCTCGGTCGGCGGCGGAGTGAAAGGAGCCGCCGAGAAATGCAGGAATAGTGCGGCTCCCCTCGGTACTTTGGTGGACGCTAGTTGTAGTGACAGCACCGCGGACGTTGCTGCTCCCGGCGCCGCTCCTGTCACGTCCATCGTCGGGAAGCCTGACGCGTCGGTGCCGGTCCAGGTCCCCCCCGCGCAGGAGGCTGCGAAACCCGAGGGGAGCGGATCTGGGTCCGGGGATCGGGTCAGTAACGGGATGGGGCATGACTCGGTGCTGCTGGCCGCAGGAGATAGAGAGGGTGGTGCCTCAAAGTTAGTAAACAACACAAGCGATGGAGCGTCCTCGCCTCCCGCAAAGGAGAGCGCAGGTTCGGCTTGTGCGGGAAGTGAAGCGACTAAACTTGCCAAGCCGACGCATCTGTGTCCGGACAACGCGACCACGGCGGACGGTAAGTCCGGCGATCGCACCTTATCGGAGGGATTGCCGAGTGGGAGTGACCGCGATCCCAGCCTCGGCGGAGAGTCCCGAAGCATCGATTCACTCGAGTCCTTCTCCAACCTCAACTCGTGCCCCAGCTCGGACCTGAACAGCGAGGGGCTGGAGGACCGGGGGCTGGCCCTGGCCCTGCAGGGCGAGTACGGGGCCGAGGGGTCGAAGACCGCCTGCAGCAAGGACCGGGCCGCCGGACAGTCCATATACCACATTAAGTGGATcaagtggagggaggagaacaCCCCGATCATCACCCAGAACGAGAACGGCCCGTGTCCATTACTGGCAATTATGAATGTCCTTCTGCTCGCATGGAAG GTTAAGATGCCACCCATGATGGAGATCATAACCGCTGAGCAGCTAATGGAGTATCTAG GAGACTACATCCTGGAAACCAAGCCTAAAGAGATAACTGAGGCTCAGCGGCTAAACTATGAGCAG AACATGAGTGATGCCATGGCCGTGTTGCACAAGCTGCAGACCGGTCTGGACGTGAACGTGAAGTTCACGGGGGTGCGAGTCTTCGAGTACACCCCAGAATGCATTGTGTTTGATCTGCTGGACATCCCCCTTTACCACGGTTGGCTGGTCGACCCCCAG ATGCATGACATTGTCAAGGCAGTGGGCAACTGCAGCTACAACCAGCTGGTGGAGAAGATAATATCCTGCAAACAGTCAGACAACAGCGAGCGGGCAGGTGAAG GCATCGTAGCGGAGCAGTTCCTGAGCAACACAGCCACTCAGCTGACGTACCACGGCCTATGTGAGCTCACATCCACCGTACAGGAGGGAGAGCTCTGTGTCTTTTTCAGGAACAACCACTTCAGCACCATGATCAAATACAAG GGCCAGCTGTACCACCTGGTTACAGACCAAGGTTTCCTGACAGAGGAGAAGGTCGTCTGGGAGAGTCTGCACAACGTCGACGGAGATGGCAACTTCTGTGACTCCGAGTTCCGGTTGCGGCCGCCCTCCGATCCAGAGACGGTGTACCGCGGCCAGCAAGATCAGATAGACCAG GACTACCTGATGGCGctttcactgcagcaggagcagcaaaGCCAGGACCTACAGTGGGAGCAGCTCCCCGAGGGCATCAGCGACCTCGAGCTGGCGAAGAAgcttcaggaggaagaggaccgACGAGCCTCCCAGTACTACCAGGAGCAAGAGCAGGAgcaggcggcggcggcggcagcggcagaGGCACag GGCCAGCAGGAGGCTGCGGAGGGAGACGAGGCGGACAGAGGAGGTGCAGGGGCAGGTGGTGCAGCAGCCGGCGCCgggacggcagcagcagcagctggagccaCGCCCAGCCCGGGAAAGCAGTCCTCAAGTGGGGAGCGCAAAACCAAGAAAGAAGCGAAGGATAAAGacaaatgtgttattttgtaa
- the mindy2 gene encoding ubiquitin carboxyl-terminal hydrolase MINDY-2 isoform X2: MEKNANLHRDADGSSVCATIAPEMGDVSVGGGVKGAAEKCRNSAAPLGTLVDASCSDSTADVAAPGAAPVTSIVGKPDASVPVQVPPAQEAAKPEGSGSGSGDRVSNGMGHDSVLLAAGDREGGASKLVNNTSDGASSPPAKESAGSACAGSEATKLAKPTHLCPDNATTADGKSGDRTLSEGLPSGSDRDPSLGGESRSIDSLESFSNLNSCPSSDLNSEGLEDRGLALALQGEYGAEGSKTACSKDRAAGQSIYHIKWIKWREENTPIITQNENGPCPLLAIMNVLLLAWKVKMPPMMEIITAEQLMEYLGDYILETKPKEITEAQRLNYEQNMSDAMAVLHKLQTGLDVNVKFTGVRVFEYTPECIVFDLLDIPLYHGWLVDPQMHDIVKAVGNCSYNQLVEKIISCKQSDNSERAGEGIVAEQFLSNTATQLTYHGLCELTSTVQEGELCVFFRNNHFSTMIKYKGQLYHLVTDQGFLTEEKVVWESLHNVDGDGNFCDSEFRLRPPSDPETVYRGQQDQIDQDYLMALSLQQEQQSQDLQWEQLPEGISDLELAKKLQEEEDRRASQYYQEQEQEQAAAAAAAEGQQEAAEGDEADRGGAGAGGAAAGAGTAAAAAGATPSPGKQSSSGERKTKKEAKDKDKCVIL, translated from the exons ATGGAGAAAAATGCAAACCTGCACCGAGACGCCGACGGGAGCTCCGTGTGCGCCACGATCGCGCCGGAGATGGGCGACGTCTCGGTCGGCGGCGGAGTGAAAGGAGCCGCCGAGAAATGCAGGAATAGTGCGGCTCCCCTCGGTACTTTGGTGGACGCTAGTTGTAGTGACAGCACCGCGGACGTTGCTGCTCCCGGCGCCGCTCCTGTCACGTCCATCGTCGGGAAGCCTGACGCGTCGGTGCCGGTCCAGGTCCCCCCCGCGCAGGAGGCTGCGAAACCCGAGGGGAGCGGATCTGGGTCCGGGGATCGGGTCAGTAACGGGATGGGGCATGACTCGGTGCTGCTGGCCGCAGGAGATAGAGAGGGTGGTGCCTCAAAGTTAGTAAACAACACAAGCGATGGAGCGTCCTCGCCTCCCGCAAAGGAGAGCGCAGGTTCGGCTTGTGCGGGAAGTGAAGCGACTAAACTTGCCAAGCCGACGCATCTGTGTCCGGACAACGCGACCACGGCGGACGGTAAGTCCGGCGATCGCACCTTATCGGAGGGATTGCCGAGTGGGAGTGACCGCGATCCCAGCCTCGGCGGAGAGTCCCGAAGCATCGATTCACTCGAGTCCTTCTCCAACCTCAACTCGTGCCCCAGCTCGGACCTGAACAGCGAGGGGCTGGAGGACCGGGGGCTGGCCCTGGCCCTGCAGGGCGAGTACGGGGCCGAGGGGTCGAAGACCGCCTGCAGCAAGGACCGGGCCGCCGGACAGTCCATATACCACATTAAGTGGATcaagtggagggaggagaacaCCCCGATCATCACCCAGAACGAGAACGGCCCGTGTCCATTACTGGCAATTATGAATGTCCTTCTGCTCGCATGGAAG GTTAAGATGCCACCCATGATGGAGATCATAACCGCTGAGCAGCTAATGGAGTATCTAG GAGACTACATCCTGGAAACCAAGCCTAAAGAGATAACTGAGGCTCAGCGGCTAAACTATGAGCAG AACATGAGTGATGCCATGGCCGTGTTGCACAAGCTGCAGACCGGTCTGGACGTGAACGTGAAGTTCACGGGGGTGCGAGTCTTCGAGTACACCCCAGAATGCATTGTGTTTGATCTGCTGGACATCCCCCTTTACCACGGTTGGCTGGTCGACCCCCAG ATGCATGACATTGTCAAGGCAGTGGGCAACTGCAGCTACAACCAGCTGGTGGAGAAGATAATATCCTGCAAACAGTCAGACAACAGCGAGCGGGCAGGTGAAG GCATCGTAGCGGAGCAGTTCCTGAGCAACACAGCCACTCAGCTGACGTACCACGGCCTATGTGAGCTCACATCCACCGTACAGGAGGGAGAGCTCTGTGTCTTTTTCAGGAACAACCACTTCAGCACCATGATCAAATACAAG GGCCAGCTGTACCACCTGGTTACAGACCAAGGTTTCCTGACAGAGGAGAAGGTCGTCTGGGAGAGTCTGCACAACGTCGACGGAGATGGCAACTTCTGTGACTCCGAGTTCCGGTTGCGGCCGCCCTCCGATCCAGAGACGGTGTACCGCGGCCAGCAAGATCAGATAGACCAG GACTACCTGATGGCGctttcactgcagcaggagcagcaaaGCCAGGACCTACAGTGGGAGCAGCTCCCCGAGGGCATCAGCGACCTCGAGCTGGCGAAGAAgcttcaggaggaagaggaccgACGAGCCTCCCAGTACTACCAGGAGCAAGAGCAGGAgcaggcggcggcggcggcagcggcagaG GGCCAGCAGGAGGCTGCGGAGGGAGACGAGGCGGACAGAGGAGGTGCAGGGGCAGGTGGTGCAGCAGCCGGCGCCgggacggcagcagcagcagctggagccaCGCCCAGCCCGGGAAAGCAGTCCTCAAGTGGGGAGCGCAAAACCAAGAAAGAAGCGAAGGATAAAGacaaatgtgttattttgtaa
- the mindy2 gene encoding ubiquitin carboxyl-terminal hydrolase MINDY-2 isoform X3: MEKNANLHRDADGSSVCATIAPEMGDVSVGGGVKGAAEKCRNSAAPLGTLVDASCSDSTADVAAPGAAPVTSIVGKPDASVPVQVPPAQEAAKPEGSGSGSGDRVSNGMGHDSVLLAAGDREGGASKLVNNTSDGASSPPAKESAGSACAGSEATKLAKPTHLCPDNATTADGKSGDRTLSEGLPSGSDRDPSLGGESRSIDSLESFSNLNSCPSSDLNSEGLEDRGLALALQGEYGAEGSKTACSKDRAAGQSIYHIKWIKWREENTPIITQNENGPCPLLAIMNVLLLAWKVKMPPMMEIITAEQLMEYLGDYILETKPKEITEAQRLNYEQNMSDAMAVLHKLQTGLDVNVKFTGVRVFEYTPECIVFDLLDIPLYHGWLVDPQMHDIVKAVGNCSYNQLVEKIISCKQSDNSERAGEGIVAEQFLSNTATQLTYHGLCELTSTVQEGELCVFFRNNHFSTMIKYKGQLYHLVTDQGFLTEEKVVWESLHNVDGDGNFCDSEFRLRPPSDPETVYRGQQDQIDQASVSAR; the protein is encoded by the exons ATGGAGAAAAATGCAAACCTGCACCGAGACGCCGACGGGAGCTCCGTGTGCGCCACGATCGCGCCGGAGATGGGCGACGTCTCGGTCGGCGGCGGAGTGAAAGGAGCCGCCGAGAAATGCAGGAATAGTGCGGCTCCCCTCGGTACTTTGGTGGACGCTAGTTGTAGTGACAGCACCGCGGACGTTGCTGCTCCCGGCGCCGCTCCTGTCACGTCCATCGTCGGGAAGCCTGACGCGTCGGTGCCGGTCCAGGTCCCCCCCGCGCAGGAGGCTGCGAAACCCGAGGGGAGCGGATCTGGGTCCGGGGATCGGGTCAGTAACGGGATGGGGCATGACTCGGTGCTGCTGGCCGCAGGAGATAGAGAGGGTGGTGCCTCAAAGTTAGTAAACAACACAAGCGATGGAGCGTCCTCGCCTCCCGCAAAGGAGAGCGCAGGTTCGGCTTGTGCGGGAAGTGAAGCGACTAAACTTGCCAAGCCGACGCATCTGTGTCCGGACAACGCGACCACGGCGGACGGTAAGTCCGGCGATCGCACCTTATCGGAGGGATTGCCGAGTGGGAGTGACCGCGATCCCAGCCTCGGCGGAGAGTCCCGAAGCATCGATTCACTCGAGTCCTTCTCCAACCTCAACTCGTGCCCCAGCTCGGACCTGAACAGCGAGGGGCTGGAGGACCGGGGGCTGGCCCTGGCCCTGCAGGGCGAGTACGGGGCCGAGGGGTCGAAGACCGCCTGCAGCAAGGACCGGGCCGCCGGACAGTCCATATACCACATTAAGTGGATcaagtggagggaggagaacaCCCCGATCATCACCCAGAACGAGAACGGCCCGTGTCCATTACTGGCAATTATGAATGTCCTTCTGCTCGCATGGAAG GTTAAGATGCCACCCATGATGGAGATCATAACCGCTGAGCAGCTAATGGAGTATCTAG GAGACTACATCCTGGAAACCAAGCCTAAAGAGATAACTGAGGCTCAGCGGCTAAACTATGAGCAG AACATGAGTGATGCCATGGCCGTGTTGCACAAGCTGCAGACCGGTCTGGACGTGAACGTGAAGTTCACGGGGGTGCGAGTCTTCGAGTACACCCCAGAATGCATTGTGTTTGATCTGCTGGACATCCCCCTTTACCACGGTTGGCTGGTCGACCCCCAG ATGCATGACATTGTCAAGGCAGTGGGCAACTGCAGCTACAACCAGCTGGTGGAGAAGATAATATCCTGCAAACAGTCAGACAACAGCGAGCGGGCAGGTGAAG GCATCGTAGCGGAGCAGTTCCTGAGCAACACAGCCACTCAGCTGACGTACCACGGCCTATGTGAGCTCACATCCACCGTACAGGAGGGAGAGCTCTGTGTCTTTTTCAGGAACAACCACTTCAGCACCATGATCAAATACAAG GGCCAGCTGTACCACCTGGTTACAGACCAAGGTTTCCTGACAGAGGAGAAGGTCGTCTGGGAGAGTCTGCACAACGTCGACGGAGATGGCAACTTCTGTGACTCCGAGTTCCGGTTGCGGCCGCCCTCCGATCCAGAGACGGTGTACCGCGGCCAGCAAGATCAGATAGACCAG GCCTCAGTATCTGCAAGATAG
- the mindy2 gene encoding ubiquitin carboxyl-terminal hydrolase MINDY-2 isoform X4, producing MEKNANLHRDADGSSVCATIAPEMGDVSVGGGVKGAAEKCRNSAAPLGTLVDASCSDSTADVAAPGAAPVTSIVGKPDASVPVQVPPAQEAAKPEGSGSGSGDRVSNGMGHDSVLLAAGDREGGASKLVNNTSDGASSPPAKESAGSACAGSEATKLAKPTHLCPDNATTADGKSGDRTLSEGLPSGSDRDPSLGGESRSIDSLESFSNLNSCPSSDLNSEGLEDRGLALALQGEYGAEGSKTACSKDRAAGQSIYHIKWIKWREENTPIITQNENGPCPLLAIMNVLLLAWKVKMPPMMEIITAEQLMEYLGDYILETKPKEITEAQRLNYEQNMSDAMAVLHKLQTGLDVNVKFTGVRVFEYTPECIVFDLLDIPLYHGWLVDPQMHDIVKAVGNCSYNQLVEKIISCKQSDNSERAGEGIVAEQFLSNTATQLTYHGLCELTSTVQEGELCVFFRNNHFSTMIKYKGQLYHLVTDQGFLTEEKVVWESLHNVDGDGNFCDSEFRLRPPSDPETVYRGQQDQIDQV from the exons ATGGAGAAAAATGCAAACCTGCACCGAGACGCCGACGGGAGCTCCGTGTGCGCCACGATCGCGCCGGAGATGGGCGACGTCTCGGTCGGCGGCGGAGTGAAAGGAGCCGCCGAGAAATGCAGGAATAGTGCGGCTCCCCTCGGTACTTTGGTGGACGCTAGTTGTAGTGACAGCACCGCGGACGTTGCTGCTCCCGGCGCCGCTCCTGTCACGTCCATCGTCGGGAAGCCTGACGCGTCGGTGCCGGTCCAGGTCCCCCCCGCGCAGGAGGCTGCGAAACCCGAGGGGAGCGGATCTGGGTCCGGGGATCGGGTCAGTAACGGGATGGGGCATGACTCGGTGCTGCTGGCCGCAGGAGATAGAGAGGGTGGTGCCTCAAAGTTAGTAAACAACACAAGCGATGGAGCGTCCTCGCCTCCCGCAAAGGAGAGCGCAGGTTCGGCTTGTGCGGGAAGTGAAGCGACTAAACTTGCCAAGCCGACGCATCTGTGTCCGGACAACGCGACCACGGCGGACGGTAAGTCCGGCGATCGCACCTTATCGGAGGGATTGCCGAGTGGGAGTGACCGCGATCCCAGCCTCGGCGGAGAGTCCCGAAGCATCGATTCACTCGAGTCCTTCTCCAACCTCAACTCGTGCCCCAGCTCGGACCTGAACAGCGAGGGGCTGGAGGACCGGGGGCTGGCCCTGGCCCTGCAGGGCGAGTACGGGGCCGAGGGGTCGAAGACCGCCTGCAGCAAGGACCGGGCCGCCGGACAGTCCATATACCACATTAAGTGGATcaagtggagggaggagaacaCCCCGATCATCACCCAGAACGAGAACGGCCCGTGTCCATTACTGGCAATTATGAATGTCCTTCTGCTCGCATGGAAG GTTAAGATGCCACCCATGATGGAGATCATAACCGCTGAGCAGCTAATGGAGTATCTAG GAGACTACATCCTGGAAACCAAGCCTAAAGAGATAACTGAGGCTCAGCGGCTAAACTATGAGCAG AACATGAGTGATGCCATGGCCGTGTTGCACAAGCTGCAGACCGGTCTGGACGTGAACGTGAAGTTCACGGGGGTGCGAGTCTTCGAGTACACCCCAGAATGCATTGTGTTTGATCTGCTGGACATCCCCCTTTACCACGGTTGGCTGGTCGACCCCCAG ATGCATGACATTGTCAAGGCAGTGGGCAACTGCAGCTACAACCAGCTGGTGGAGAAGATAATATCCTGCAAACAGTCAGACAACAGCGAGCGGGCAGGTGAAG GCATCGTAGCGGAGCAGTTCCTGAGCAACACAGCCACTCAGCTGACGTACCACGGCCTATGTGAGCTCACATCCACCGTACAGGAGGGAGAGCTCTGTGTCTTTTTCAGGAACAACCACTTCAGCACCATGATCAAATACAAG GGCCAGCTGTACCACCTGGTTACAGACCAAGGTTTCCTGACAGAGGAGAAGGTCGTCTGGGAGAGTCTGCACAACGTCGACGGAGATGGCAACTTCTGTGACTCCGAGTTCCGGTTGCGGCCGCCCTCCGATCCAGAGACGGTGTACCGCGGCCAGCAAGATCAGATAGACCAGGTCTGA